A genomic stretch from Mycobacterium cookii includes:
- a CDS encoding serine protease inhibitor, which yields MSSGSDNSLDWLVSNFAREVPGVAHAVLVSVDGLLMAASEHLPQERADQLAAVSSGLASLANGAAQLFDGGPVLQSVVEMQNGYLLLMQVGDGSHLATLASTSCDIGQIGYEMAVLVERVGNVVQSSRRAQSSHS from the coding sequence ATGAGTTCTGGCTCCGACAATTCACTGGACTGGCTGGTGTCGAATTTCGCCCGCGAGGTCCCTGGCGTGGCACACGCCGTGCTGGTGTCCGTGGACGGCTTGCTGATGGCGGCGAGCGAGCACCTGCCGCAGGAGCGGGCGGACCAACTCGCCGCGGTGTCGTCGGGTCTGGCGAGTCTGGCGAACGGGGCCGCGCAGCTGTTCGACGGCGGCCCAGTGCTGCAGTCGGTGGTCGAGATGCAGAACGGCTACCTGCTGTTGATGCAGGTCGGCGACGGGTCGCACCTGGCAACGCTAGCCTCGACCTCGTGCGACATCGGCCAGATCGGCTACGAGATGGCGGTGCTCGTCGAACGGGTGGGCAACGTCGTTCAGTCGTCCCGACGCGCCCAGTCTTCGCATTCGTGA
- a CDS encoding DUF742 domain-containing protein, whose translation MDSHEPPEASLVRPYTLTAGRTKPSVDLPLEAPVQTLQSAMFHRWPLNDVRGRIVQLCVKSPSVAEISARLDLPLGVTRVLVGDLVTSGYLRVNRTLTELSTRDERRELIGRTLRGLRAL comes from the coding sequence ATGGACAGTCACGAGCCGCCTGAAGCGAGCCTGGTACGCCCGTACACCCTGACGGCGGGCCGCACCAAGCCCAGCGTCGACCTCCCGCTGGAAGCTCCCGTGCAGACGCTGCAGTCGGCGATGTTCCACCGATGGCCACTCAACGACGTGCGCGGCCGCATCGTCCAGCTGTGCGTCAAGAGTCCGTCGGTGGCCGAAATCTCGGCTCGGCTGGATTTGCCGCTCGGTGTTACGCGTGTGCTAGTCGGTGATTTGGTGACTTCGGGCTACCTTCGAGTGAACCGGACATTGACCGAACTCTCGACCCGCGACGAACGCCGCGAACTGATAGGAAGGACGCTCCGTGGCCTACGAGCGCTCTGA
- a CDS encoding GTP-binding protein: MAYERSDARAHPHPKPRDTASTKIVIAGGFGAGKTTFVGAVSEIMPLRTEAMVTDASAGVDMVEATPDKRTTTVAMDFGRITLDEDLVLYLFGTPGQRRFWFMWDDLVRGAIGAVILVDCRRLQDSFAAVDFFEHRNLPFLIAVNEFDGTPRFPVTEVRKALTLAEHVPVINIDARDRRSATDALIAVSEYALASLSPTG; the protein is encoded by the coding sequence GTGGCCTACGAGCGCTCTGATGCGAGGGCCCACCCGCATCCGAAGCCGCGCGACACCGCCTCGACCAAAATCGTCATCGCCGGAGGATTCGGCGCAGGCAAGACGACGTTCGTCGGCGCGGTCTCGGAGATCATGCCGCTGCGGACCGAGGCCATGGTCACCGACGCCTCCGCCGGCGTCGACATGGTCGAGGCCACCCCGGACAAACGCACCACCACGGTCGCGATGGACTTCGGCCGCATCACCTTGGACGAGGACCTGGTCCTGTACCTGTTCGGCACGCCGGGGCAGCGCCGATTCTGGTTCATGTGGGACGACCTGGTCCGCGGCGCGATCGGCGCGGTCATCCTGGTGGACTGCCGGCGCCTGCAGGACAGCTTCGCCGCGGTCGACTTCTTCGAACACCGCAACTTGCCATTCCTGATCGCGGTGAACGAATTCGACGGCACGCCAAGGTTTCCCGTCACCGAGGTGCGTAAGGCTCTGACCCTGGCCGAACATGTCCCGGTGATCAACATCGACGCCAGGGACCGCCGCTCGGCGACCGACGCGTTGATCGCGGTCAGCGAATACGCGCTGGCAAGCTTGTCGCCCACCGGCTAG
- a CDS encoding pentapeptide repeat-containing protein: protein MHWTDCEFVGRDFRDDDLSRLRTERVVFTECDFSGVNLGESEHLGSAFRNCKFNLTTLWHSTFRQCSMLGSVFVRCQLRPLTLDEVDFTLAVLGGNDLRGIDFSGCRFREASLVEADLRKCLLRGVDLTGARTVGARLDDADLRGATVDPSLWTTASLTRARIDIEQALAYAAAHGLRLDAG from the coding sequence GTGCACTGGACCGACTGCGAATTCGTCGGCCGAGATTTCCGCGACGACGACCTCAGCCGGCTGCGCACCGAGCGGGTCGTCTTCACCGAATGCGATTTCAGCGGGGTCAATCTCGGCGAGTCCGAACACCTGGGCTCCGCGTTTCGCAATTGCAAGTTCAATCTGACGACGCTGTGGCACAGCACTTTTCGTCAGTGCAGCATGCTGGGATCGGTGTTCGTGCGATGCCAACTGCGGCCGCTGACGCTCGACGAGGTCGACTTCACCCTGGCGGTGCTCGGCGGAAACGATCTGCGCGGCATCGACTTCAGCGGCTGCCGGTTCCGGGAAGCCAGTCTCGTGGAAGCCGATCTGCGCAAGTGCCTGCTCCGGGGTGTCGACCTGACCGGCGCCCGCACCGTCGGCGCCCGGCTGGATGACGCCGATCTGCGCGGCGCGACCGTTGATCCGTCGCTGTGGACGACGGCGTCGCTGACGCGGGCGCGGATCGACATCGAGCAGGCGCTGGCGTACGCCGCGGCGCACGGACTACGGCTCGACGCAGGCTAA